From one Leptospira noumeaensis genomic stretch:
- the murA gene encoding UDP-N-acetylglucosamine 1-carboxyvinyltransferase yields MSSSYFKIIGKNPLHGTVVPQGNKNEALPLLGALLLWEGDVILENLPEIADVLKLMEVLRHIGVEITALDTKGSYLFQKKNPVKSDLPYELCSQLRGAVTLAGPILARTGRVFLPKPGGDKIGRRRMDTHLLALEALGAKIEVFPDGYMITADRLVGKDILLDEASVTATENAVMAAVYAEGLTTIRNAASEPHVQGLCKFLIAAGAKIEGVGTNHLTITGVSKLSSPPEGLKHRIGSDYLEIGSFISLAAVTGGEIHITDVNPEDIRMIRMVYSRLGIEVRPTENGILVPSDQKMEIIPDYHGATPKIDDAPWPGFPADMTSVALVTATQCKGTVLIHEKLFESRLFFVDNIIAMGAQIILCDPHRAIVIGANRLYGQRVASPDIRAGMAMIIAALCAEGQSEIHNIVQIDRGFESIDTRLRSLGAQIERVSD; encoded by the coding sequence GTGAGCTCCTCCTACTTCAAAATTATCGGCAAAAATCCTCTCCACGGGACTGTAGTTCCCCAAGGAAATAAAAACGAAGCACTTCCCCTTCTTGGTGCCCTCCTTCTTTGGGAAGGAGATGTCATTCTGGAAAACCTTCCGGAAATTGCTGACGTCCTCAAACTGATGGAAGTTCTACGCCATATTGGCGTGGAAATCACTGCCCTCGACACAAAAGGATCATACCTCTTTCAGAAAAAAAATCCAGTGAAATCGGATCTTCCTTATGAACTTTGTTCTCAGCTCCGTGGTGCTGTGACACTGGCAGGTCCCATCCTTGCACGCACAGGGCGAGTTTTCCTACCAAAACCAGGTGGAGACAAAATTGGGCGTCGACGTATGGATACCCACTTACTTGCCTTAGAGGCACTTGGTGCCAAAATTGAAGTTTTCCCAGATGGATATATGATCACCGCAGATCGTTTGGTGGGAAAAGACATCTTATTGGATGAGGCCTCTGTCACTGCTACAGAAAATGCGGTGATGGCTGCTGTTTACGCAGAGGGCCTAACAACGATTCGTAACGCTGCCTCCGAACCCCATGTCCAAGGACTTTGTAAGTTTTTAATTGCTGCTGGGGCCAAAATTGAAGGAGTGGGAACAAACCACCTAACCATCACAGGTGTGAGTAAACTCTCTTCTCCACCAGAAGGCCTCAAACATAGAATTGGTTCCGATTATTTAGAAATTGGATCTTTTATCAGCCTTGCGGCTGTTACGGGTGGAGAAATCCACATTACCGATGTCAATCCAGAAGACATCCGAATGATCCGAATGGTCTATTCAAGATTGGGAATTGAAGTGAGACCTACAGAAAATGGAATCCTTGTTCCTTCAGACCAAAAAATGGAAATCATCCCCGACTACCATGGTGCCACACCGAAAATTGACGATGCCCCTTGGCCAGGATTTCCGGCAGATATGACATCTGTGGCCCTTGTCACAGCAACTCAGTGCAAAGGGACAGTCCTCATCCACGAAAAATTATTCGAATCAAGACTCTTCTTTGTGGACAACATCATTGCCATGGGTGCCCAAATCATCCTCTGTGATCCCCACAGAGCCATTGTGATTGGCGCTAACCGACTGTATGGACAAAGGGTGGCAAGTCCCGACATCCGCGCTGGAATGGCCATGATCATTGCTGCTCTTTGTGCAGAAGGACAAAGCGAAATACATAACATTGTTCAGATTGATAGAGGTTTTGAATCGATTGATACCCGTCTTCGTTCCTTGGGAGCACAGATCGAAAGAGTTTCTGATTAG